The following proteins are co-located in the Telopea speciosissima isolate NSW1024214 ecotype Mountain lineage chromosome 9, Tspe_v1, whole genome shotgun sequence genome:
- the LOC122640174 gene encoding uncharacterized protein LOC122640174 — protein sequence MWLLHPGFIDFVKGIWEEPVAGSPLLVLFLKLKRLRGTLRKWNREVFGNVHQQVKDAEDCVCRIEVAYDQSPNEGAKEELEEDRKILEGVLLQEEIFWKQKSRVSWLKEGDRNIKFFHSMVNIRRRQARVDKIKGADGEWICDPEGVQAEAIIVSRLVGLLSPLVEAEQGAFVKGRCIHDNISIVQEVAQDLNRKTRRGNVILKLDMAKAYDRYEGFSRQLVNRQKSCFVLGRKASLARAHMIGVVTGFPRKTLPITYLGAPLYAGRLKICFFDDMVGKIRNKVAGWKGKLLSTGGRVTLLKHVLSSIPIHVLATLIPPKAVIRRLYGIFADFLWGCSEWGKRRHWVCWRKFCRPLQEGGLGVRLLEDVGLSLRLKGLWKVFTEDSLWSEFFRAKYFRNSHVVLAGVQGVGSKVWRSTLAFKEFLLNRSKWLLGSSNISFWLGNWTGAGPLLDHVDNALQIDLDLRIKDALDEDGAWRQEILDAINSVAARDSVVLHNFAPSGRCDVLAWTPSTGGSFTTKST from the exons ATGTGGTTGCTTCATCCAGGGTTCATTGATTTTGTCAAGGGTATTTGGGAAGAACCAGTGGCTGGCTCCCCCCTACTTGTCTTGTTCTTGAAACTAAAGAGGCTTCGGGGTACACTCCGGAAGTGGAACAGGGAGGTTTTTGGGAATGTGCACCAGCAGGTTAAGGATGCTGAAGATTGTGTTTGCAGAATAGAGGTGGCCTATGACCAGAGCCCTAATGAGGGGGCTAAGGAGGAACTCGAGGAGGACAGGAAAATCTTGGAAGGGGTGCTCCTCCAGGAGGAAATTTTCTGGAAGCAAAAATCCAGAGTTTCCTGGCTTAAGGAGGGGGATCGTAATATTAAGTTTTTCCATTCCATGGTTAATATCAGAAGAAGACAGGCCAGAGTGGACAAGATTAAAGGGGCAGATGGGGAGTGGATCTGTGACCCTGAAGGGGTGCAGGCTGAGGCG ATCATTGTTTCTAGGTTGGTGGGCTTGCTTTCGCCTCTTGTGGAAGCGGAACAGGGTGCTTTTGTGAAGGGCAGGTGCATCCATGATAATATCTCCATTGTCCAGGAGGTTGCTCAGGACCTAAATAGAAAGACTCGGCGGGGAAATGTGATCCTCAAGCTTGATATGGCCAAGGCATATGACCG GTATGAAGGTTTCTCAAGGCAGCTGGTCAACAGGCAAAAAAGCTGTTTTGTGTTGGGTAGGAAAGCCTCCTTGGCAAGGGCCCATATGATCGGGGTGGTGACTGGTTTTCCTAGAAAGACGCTTCCAATTACCTACTTGGGAGCTCCTCTTTATGCTGGCAGGCTTAAAATATGTTTCTTTGATGATATGGttggaaaaataagaaacaaagtggCAGGATGGAAGGGAAAGCTCCTATCAACTGGGGGTCGTGTTACGCTCCTAAAGCATGTTCTCTCCTCTATTCCCATTCATGTGCTTGCAACTCTGATTCCTCCTAAGGCTGTCATCAGAAGACTTTACGGGATTTTTGCTGATTTCCTATGGGGCTGTTCTGAATGGGGGAAGCGAAGACATTGGGTGTGCTGGCGCAAGTTCTGCAGGCCCCTCCAAGAAGGGGGCTTGGGGGTTCGGCTGTTGGAAGATGTTGGGCTCTCGCTCAGGCTTAAGGGGCTTTGGAAAGTCTTCACTGAGGACTCTCTTTGGAGTGAGTTTTTTAGGGCAAAATACTTTAGGAACTCACATGTTGTGCTGGCCGGGGTTCAGGGCGTGGGTTCGAAAGTTTGGCGTAGTACTCTGGCCTTCAAAGAGTTTCTACTGAACAGGTCAAAATGGCTGCTTGGTTCTAGTAACATTTCTTTTTGGCTGGGTAACTGGACGGGCGCTGGTCCTCTGTTAGATCATGTTGACAATGCGCTGCAAATTGATTTGGACTTGAGGATCAAGGATGCCTTGGATGAGGACGGAGCTTGGAGGCAGGAGATTCTCGATGCCATAAACTCAGTTGCTGCCAGGGATAGCGTAGTTCTCCACAATTTTGCCCCGTCTGGGAGGTGTGATGTGCTCGCCTGGACCCCCTCTACTGGTGGGAGTTTTACTACCAAGTCGACCTAG